The following proteins are co-located in the Actinomycetota bacterium genome:
- a CDS encoding HAD-IA family hydrolase, giving the protein MKAVVLDFGGPVLLTPFERVAALERSLRVAPGTFAWPGPFDPAADPRWRAMQAGELTERAYWAARAAEVAAVSGEPGVPAMMARLFDGPEEALVRPEARDLVAAAQAAGLETAVLTNDLYDFHDPAWIDRMGILAEVGCVVDASRLGTRKPEPAAYRLVLDRLGVAADQAVFVDDQPANAAGAEAAGLRAVWFDVTRPAASYETVRHALGLATVGGNP; this is encoded by the coding sequence ATGAAGGCGGTGGTGCTCGACTTCGGCGGGCCGGTCCTGCTGACCCCGTTCGAGCGGGTGGCCGCCCTGGAGCGGTCGCTGCGGGTGGCCCCGGGGACCTTCGCCTGGCCGGGGCCGTTCGACCCGGCCGCCGACCCGCGCTGGCGGGCCATGCAGGCGGGGGAGCTGACCGAGCGGGCCTACTGGGCGGCCCGGGCGGCCGAGGTGGCGGCGGTGTCGGGCGAGCCAGGGGTGCCGGCCATGATGGCCCGGCTGTTCGACGGCCCCGAGGAGGCGCTGGTCCGGCCCGAGGCCCGCGACCTGGTCGCTGCCGCCCAGGCGGCCGGGCTGGAGACGGCCGTGCTCACCAACGACCTGTACGACTTCCACGATCCGGCCTGGATCGACCGCATGGGCATCCTGGCCGAGGTCGGCTGCGTGGTCGACGCCTCCCGCCTCGGGACCCGCAAGCCCGAGCCGGCCGCCTACCGGCTGGTCCTCGACCGGCTCGGGGTCGCCGCCGACCAGGCCGTGTTCGTCGACGACCAGCCGGCCAACGCCGCCGGGGCCGAGGCGGCCGGCCTGCGGGCCGTCTGGTTCGACGTCACCCGGCCCGCCGCCAGCTACGAGACGGTCCGCCACGCCCTCGGG
- a CDS encoding Rieske 2Fe-2S domain-containing protein: MTAPPVEVAAGRVEELPAGTVRLLEAAGRRVAVGNAGGELFALDDTCLHRGGSLAGGHLDGETLVCPMHWWRYDVRSGRRLGQPGLRVARYPVRVVDGEVRVTVPPAAPPRSWREILLEHAREGSRG; encoded by the coding sequence ATGACCGCCCCGCCGGTCGAGGTGGCCGCGGGCCGGGTCGAGGAGCTCCCGGCCGGGACGGTGCGGCTGCTGGAGGCGGCCGGCCGCCGGGTGGCCGTCGGCAACGCCGGCGGCGAGCTGTTCGCCCTCGACGACACCTGCCTGCACCGGGGCGGGTCGCTGGCCGGCGGCCACCTCGACGGCGAGACGCTGGTCTGCCCGATGCACTGGTGGCGCTACGACGTCCGCAGCGGCCGCCGCCTCGGCCAGCCCGGGCTGCGCGTGGCCCGCTACCCGGTCCGGGTGGTCGACGGCGAGGTCCGGGTCACCGTCCCCCCGGCGGCCCCGCCCCGCTCCTGGCGCGAGATCCTCCTGGAGCACGCCCGCGAGGGGAGCAGGGGATGA
- a CDS encoding tautomerase family protein, which translates to MPFVRIDLVRGRDKAVLMRLVEEVSEVVARTLDTPIDRVRVLVSEVDPDLWGIGGVPYSVARGPVDPGQAREP; encoded by the coding sequence ATGCCGTTCGTCCGCATCGACCTCGTCCGCGGCCGCGACAAGGCGGTGCTGATGCGGTTGGTCGAGGAGGTGTCCGAGGTCGTCGCCCGCACCCTCGACACCCCCATCGACCGGGTGCGGGTGCTGGTCTCCGAGGTCGACCCCGACCTGTGGGGCATCGGCGGCGTGCCCTACTCGGTGGCCAGGGGCCCGGTCGACCCCGGCCAGGCGCGGGAGCCATGA